The Patescibacteria group bacterium nucleotide sequence ACGAAAACAATTTCTGCAGGGGCGGCAAATATTCCTGTGCCGGTGACCTATCGCATAACAAGTCCAACAAGCGCATCATTCAGCATTGGGGAGACATTGCGAGGAGCACCTTTTACTGCTACTGGTACGACAAATGATGTGAGCGGTACTATTACTCTTGATCGCCTTACGCCATCAAAAACAGTGCTGAGCCCCATCAAGGTAAATGCGCAAACGTTTAAGACCGACAGCTCGAGCCGTGATTTCATGATTAGAAAATTCATCTTTAAAGCCGATGACGCAGGGAATGAATTTATTATTTTTACTCCAAAAACTATCACGGGCCTACCCAAATCCTTTGAAGATGGCAAAGCTTTCTCTGTTGAACTGGCGGGCGACCTTACCATTGCCGGCGTTACGCGCCCCGCTGTGTTTAGTGGAAGTGTTGTGGTAAACAAAGATTCGATACAGGGCACTGCAAGTGCAAAGATACAGCGAAAGGATTATGGTATTGTGGTGCCCAGTGTGCCGTTTGTAGCGAGTGTTGATGAAGAGGTGTCGCTCACTATTTCGCTGACAGCGAACCAGTAATAGCCCCATGTGATTATGACCCCGTTTCATATTATTGATCCGCATTCTCTGCCATGGCAGCGCCGTGCCGATGGCGTTTATACAAAAGAATTGGCGCACAACGAAGAACAAAACCAATATCTTACATTATTCAAAATCGAAAAAGGAGCAGCACTCAAAAAACATCAGCATCCGTGCACTGAATGGATGTATGTTTTAGAAGGTGAGTATAAAGATGATTTCGGAACGGCTAAAACAGGACAACTGAAAATAAACGAACCCCATTCTATCCATACGGGAGCGGCAGGAGATGGATGCTTGCTTCTCGTTCTTTGGTGCGGACGGCACGAAGACGTAATCTAACATAACATATGAAAAAAATATTTGTTACACGTCCGATACAATCAACCGGCATTGAAATGCTTCGCAACGAAGGCTACCGTGTTGTTGTGAGAAACAAAAAAACGGTACCGTCAAAAAAAGAACTACAGGCAGCAGTTGCAAGCTATGACGCGCTCCTGTGTTTGCTTACTGACCATATCGATAAAGATGTTATTCGTGCGGCAGGCGCACAGCTAGTGGTCATATCCAATTTTGCCGTTGGGTATGACAATATCGATATCGCATCTGCCAAAAAACGAGGGATTGTTGTTGCCAATACCCCATGTGATGAGGTGTCGGATGCAGTTGCGGACCATACCATTGCCCTTATCTTTGCCCTAGAGCGGAGGATCGTTGCTGCCGATACATTTGTACGAAAAGGGAAATACGCGTGTTGGGACCCGATGATTTTTGTCGGCGAAGGCATTACGGGTAAAACTGTCGGACTGTTGGGATTGGGAAGGATTGGAAAAAGCGTAGCGCAGCGGCTTGAGGAAGGGTTCAAAACACGCATTCTCTACCATGATGTGCGTCGCGATGAAGTATTTGAAAAAAAGTATAACGCCGTATTTGTGGAACAAGAAGAACTCTTAAAAAAGTCGGATATTGTGAGTCTCCATGTGCCGCTTCTGCCATCAACGCGGCATTTGATCAATACTAAAGCATTGCGTGCCATGAAGAAAGGGGCGCTGCTTGTCAACACATCCCGAGGGGCGATTGTAGACCAGCACGCAGTGCTTACGGCGCTTGCGAAGGGTTGGTTGGGAGGGTTTGCAACAGACGTCTATGAATGTGAACCATCGCTTGCGTGCTTGGCGCGAGACGCACGAGCATTTCTCAAAAATGATCGCTGTGTGTTCACACCCCATATCGCATCCGCTACTCTTGCAGCGCGCACAGCAATGAGCCGCATCGCCGCACAAAACATTATTGATGTGTTTCATAATCGCAGGCCACCAACAGCCGTGTCTTGACAGAGAGACTATTATATGGTATGTACTAGGTAGTATTGTACATACACAATGGGAAGAAAACCTGTTTTAGAACACACAAAATGGAGAGATGAGCTTAGCCGCCTCTGTGGTTCATGTAAGTGGGAGCTACCACGCTATAGTGTCCGTGAAATCGACACCGCTGATGAGCCGAAATTTTCGGCCACGTGCAGGGTGTTTGTCGATGGCTATGTATTGGAAAGCAGTGCATGTAATGCGCGAAGAAAAAAAATCGCATGCCAGCGAGCAGCGCAGAATATGCTCACCATCTTGCGGCGTTTTGTACGGGATAAGCAGCTCTATGGTGAAACAGATTTGTTTTATCAGGATGATCCACTAAGTGTATTTGCATTCCGGCGCGACATGGAATTGCCACACTATACATATAGCGGTCCCCATGATGGCATTACGGCAGTAGGAACATTCCGTTCGGGCAACGAGAGCGTGCGAGGACAGGCAGTCGCTACGACAAGACAGGCAGCACGTGCCGCAGCAAGCAGAGAGATGATGAAACAACTCCCATTCTTCTAATTTCCCGGCCAGCCATTAGCGGCGAAGGTCGGGATTTTTTTTAAGCTCGAATAGTTTGGCAATATTTCCCAGCGCCGTATGAATGAGGCGCACCTTGCTTTTTCGTTGTGCAAAGCGCTGATCTTTCCACCACACAGGCATTTCCATAATGCGATAGTTGGCATAGTGTCCTCGTATAAGAAGTTCGGTGTCAAAAAACCAATACTGATCTTGAACGCGAGGAAGCAACTCTTTTTTTGTGCGATGCGAGATTGCTTTAAAACCGCACTGGCAATCTCGTATAGGAAACGAAGGAAAAAATAGGCGGGGCACGATACTGTACATATATGAGCAAGCGGTGCGCAACACAGAGCGGTGTGCACATGATCCAGTGACAAGTCGTGAGCCTATCGCAATATCATACTTATTGCGCATGATAGCATCAATGCATTCGCGCAAGTAGCGCAGGTCGGTGGCTAAATCACAGTCCATATAGACATAGACATCCGCGTCAAACAGCGACCACGCCTGTTGCAGGGCGCCGCCTCGCCCTGGCGGTGTCCGCGCATCATACAAAATATTTGGATAGCCCAATGCAATGCGTTTAATAATATCCTCACTCGCATCTGTTGAGCCATTATCCGCGATAACAATTGTCCAGTGCATATCTGCAAGTGTTGCCGTGCAATGGCTATGGAGCTGCACCACCGCTCGTTCAATGATTGCCTCTTCATTATGGATTGGCAGTACGATCATTACATACATGCGTTTGTTATCGGATTGCATAGAGGATCGCCTCGGTGTCTTCATATTCTTTTTTAAACGATGAGCTTTTTGCGGCGTATGCCGAAAATGCCTTCAGTGGTTCTTTGTCTTGTTTTGCAAGAAGTAGATAAGAAGCGCTAAATTCTTTTTTCAATAATTCTGCTGCGGTATCGTTTTTTTCGCCTCGTACTAGTGAAAACAACGTAGTGTATTTTTCGGGATTAGCATCATGGGTAAATGTCGGATCCAACCCCCACACATAACGGAACGAATCCGCATAATACATGAGCTGTGGAAAGAATGACCAGTCATTTGTAGCGATGATGGCCCCGCGAGGAATGTGCGCATTCATGTGCTCGCTTACGCGCTGCATGGAATGAAAGGGATATCGTTGCGCATCTCGTGTCATCCGTAAAAATAAGCTGTAGTCCCAACTATGCGTATTGAAAATATATACAGCAGCTATAAGCGCAGTCATACTGCCAAGCACTTTGAGAGCTAAGTGGCTTTCACTGCTCATATGACTAGCTGCTTGTTTGACCTGCGCCCATGAGAAGGCACCCATAAGGTCGTGGAGCGAACACGCGATAAAGAGTATGCCAATGGGAATGAAATATTCTGCCATGCGTTGGGATTTTACCGTGGCGAGAAAAAGAAGGATGGAAAAACTTCCAAAAAAAAGCGAAGCTTGCGAATAGGCCGAAGGAGTGCGGGCGGAATTGGAAAGCGAAAGCTTTCCGCACATCGACAAAATCTGGACGATCGACCAGCTTATTGTGCAGAGCCAGAGGATAGAAAAAAAGATATTCGATCGGATAAAGGTAAATGGCTCAACGGGAAACCATTCTTGCCCTATGCCAAATGCCAACCCCTTTGTTGCAAGTGCGATGGAAAACAAGTGTGTTTTAAAAAATGCCAGATTGTCAGGAAAGTATGGATTGATGATAATGCCGGCAGCAAGGCCAAGCACACAGAAAAAAAACGAGACATAGACCCGTGGATTAAAAAAAGATGCGATTTGAAACCTATGCTGATCTAATTGACGTGCGGCACTACCCGCGAAACACCACAGAAACGAGGCAATAAAAAATAGAGGCCATGCGTCATAGAGCCATACATAGAGGAATGATAGGGTAAATAATAACCACTTCTTCTGTGCTGCAAGGGCATACAACCCGGCAAGGAGGAGAATCAAAGACACTGCCGGCGCTTTATCAAGATTGATACGCGAAATGACCATTGGGCTTATCAAGAGAAGAAGCGTATATGCAAACGGAGCTCTGACGGAATAGTAGCGAAGAAGAAAGTAGAAACATACAACAAATACTGAGGCAAAAAAAATACTTGCAATTCGAACGGCAATAAGGGGATCTCCCACCATGGCAACAAAGGGTATGAGAAGAACGTGGTAGAGAAAATGATGGTCGGTAAAATGCTGTTCCAGAACACTTCCGGGAATCCATGGAAATTCTTTGATGATACCACGCTGTTCGATCATGAGCTGGGCTATTTTTGCATGGTAGAATGGATCGCCGTCAAGAAAAACCGGTTCCTGCCGCAGCCATGCAAAGAGTGTGAACGTGCCAATAAGGAGTGCACCGACAATAATGAGCGTTCTATTGCGCTGAAGCAAGTAGTGTACTGTTGTGAGCTGCATAAGGAGGTGGTATTCTATCCTAGAGTCTATCGAATTATTACAGCACCCCCCTATGAAAAAAGCAAAACAGCGCAGCGGTGCAGAGCTTCTAATTGATTGTCTGCGCACTCAGGGCGTGAAATATATTTTTGGCATTCCTGGTGCCGCTATCATGCCGATTCTTGAGGTGCTCCGAAGTGAGCACGCTGTTTCCAGTACGCCACAGTTCATTCTATGCCGGCATGAGCAGAATGCCGCATTCATGGCGCAGTGTTGGGGGCGCCTGACAGGCACTCCCGGCGTTTGCTTGGTGACGGCGGGGCCCGGAGCAACAAACGCGCTCTCCGGTATTGCAACAGCAACAGCCGATCGAGACCCCGTACTTGTTATTACCGGCGAAACATCAACTGCCGAACATTTCAAAAAAACACATCAAACTATTTTGACCGCCGAGCTCTATGGCCCCGTTACCAAATGGAGCGCGGATGTTATTCATACCCACTCCATACCGGAAGCTGTCTCAACCGCATTTCATATTGCACTTTCACCCCACCAAGGAGCGGTGCACCTCGCGCTGCCTATCAATGTGCAGACAGCGCTCACATCCGCGGTTCCGATTGCCCACCATGGCACAGAGCCGCAGAGTATGGCAAGCGCAGAAGAAGTGCTTCAAGCGACAGATCTGTTGCGTAAAGCTCGTTTTCCCGTGGTGCTCCTTGGTCTTGGCGCGCGTACGCCAGATAATGCCATCGCGGTACGGCATTTTTTGGAACGACATCAGATGATTGTTGTTGGAACATTCGAAGCGGCAGGCGTTGTGTCGCGAGACTTAGCGCATTTGTTCTGCGGACGTGTTGGCCTGAAAGCCCGGGAGCCAGGTGATATTGCTCTTGAGAAAGCTGATCTTGTGGTAACGATTGGGTATGACATTGTGGAGTATACTCCTGCGCTTTGGGGATGCACACCCGGTAAAAATGTGATTCATATTGATGATATTCCTGCAGACACTGATCAGGAATACCAGCCTGTTGTGGAACTCGTCGGACATATTGCAGAAAACCTTGGCAGACTTTCCGTGTCTCGACATTCACTCAGTGTGCCAACAGCAGTGAAAAAAGCCCAAGCACTATTGAGAAGTGAACAGGAGCGTGGCAAGCATCGCTCAACAAGCCCTGTTCATCCGCTACGCTTTATCTATGAAGCACGCCGCGTGCTGCCTGACAATACAATCGTGATTTCCGATGTGGGCGCGCACCAGATGTGGTTGGCGAAATACTTTTTCTCCTACGAACCACTTACACTGCTGTTCAGTATGGGATTTCAGACAATGGGGGTTGGGTTGCCGTGGGCAATCGCCGCATCACTGGCGCGTCCGGGCGTTCCCATTCTTTCAATTTCCGGGGATGGTTCGTTTTTGATGAGCGCTACAGAGCTTGAAACAGCCGTGCGTCTGAAGGCACCGATTGTGCATGTGGTATGGCGGGATGGGAGTTATAATCTTGTAAAAATTCAACAACTTGAGGCATACGGCAAAGGATTTGCCGTTGAGTTTGGCAATCCGGACATCGTGGCATTTGCAAAAAGTTTTGGTGCGCGCGCCTATCGCATTACGAAACCATCGCAGATTGCGCCGACACTTAAAAAAGCACTTCGCGAACGGAAACCGACTATTATTGATATGCCGGTCGACTACCGCGACAATCTTTCATTGCTGCGTCCCAAAGAACTATTGAGAATCACATAGAATAGTGGTATACTCAATAAACACTCTAATCATATATTTTTTATGTCTCAAGCCACACCACAGGATATCACTAATGTGGAACTTGCACGGATGATCAAAGAAGGATTTGATAACACTGCCTCAAAAGAGGATCTTGCACGAGTAGAAGGAAGAATGACCTCAGTAGAAGGGAAAATAACCTCAATTGAGGCAAAAATGGCTACAAAAGAAGACCTCAAGAACGAGATTGGAAAGCTCCGTTCGGATATGATCGATTATATTATTTCAAAAGCAGACGCAAATAAAGTGGCGCGATTGGAACCGTTTCCTCAAAGCTTTTGAGAGTAAAAGAGCACCATCAAACCACATCAATTTTTAATGGCTTTTCCCGCGATTACCCAGCAATAACGAGAGAGGAATGGGAGAAACCGCAGCACAAAATGATCAATTCGAGAAAGAATTGTAAAAGCGCTTTTATAGTACTTTGCATCATAGATAATTTTTTTCCAGTACCTTTCATTGTTCGGATGAATTCGTTCGCCGATGAAAAACCATACAAAAATAAAGAGCGTGAATAGATGGAAAGTTTTGATTTCTAGTTTTGAGAAATAATTTTTTATTAATTGTATGTCGCTAAATGTCAAGGGGTGCTCATTGTCGGTGCGAACATCTGAGGCCATGGCACGGTAGACATTTATCAATGGGTTATACGCGAGGGGTTCTAAAAAAACAAATACTCCTCCATATTTGAGTGATTGCGTTACGCAATCAAGAGTTTTTTGAATATCAACATGGTGGAGAATATTGCATGCGAGAATGGCGTCAAAAGGAGCATCGGCACATCGGAACTGTTCAGCGGATCCATGGATGGTACAAACCAAATGCTCAACTCCATGCCGCCGTGCAAGATGCTTGGTGTGCTCAAGCATTTGTGTTGAGATATCAAGTGCAGTAACTCGCGCCCCCTGTAGTGCGCAATAGACGACTTCCTCGCCAAGCCCACAGCCAAGTACGAGAATTTTTTTCCCATTCATGGGAGATAGTGCGTCGGCAATGAAGCGGTATTCTGGAGCTGTTGCGCATTGAAACTGCGCAGACGGATCGCAATTATGGATATTTGCGCTCTGTGCCCACTCATCATGGAAGCATTCTTCGGTTTTGTAATTATTTTTTTTTATGAAGAAGGGCATATACTAGATTTGAAGTGGTATACACACAATGCCGTGTTGGATAGCAAGTCGCGAATTGATGAATTCCGAATGGATGATAGAGAAAAAGCGTTGTACAAGCGCAAGCTTTTCTTCGGGAGGTCGTATGTAGTGTCCTCTATCCAAACGCACCATGCATCGCTGCAGGCGTCCGGGTGGGTAGGGAATAATGTCTGCAATCAAAAACACCTTCGGCCGCATTGTTGCTATGAGCCGAAATAGTTGTTCGCAATCAGCATCGCTCAGATGGTGCATGACGCTGATAAGTAACACAGCTTCATGGTACTGCGATGAGAGAAGCGGTGAGGTGAGGACATTATCGCATACAAAC carries:
- a CDS encoding YceI family protein — its product is MKRGLIAVIALAFMLACTGLSVDAASKKEVATKKPAVSAKKASSKAKTSPRHMPAKKVPSKKLIPPAKQPKAQKPQTLTVTKTISAGAANIPVPVTYRITSPTSASFSIGETLRGAPFTATGTTNDVSGTITLDRLTPSKTVLSPIKVNAQTFKTDSSSRDFMIRKFIFKADDAGNEFIIFTPKTITGLPKSFEDGKAFSVELAGDLTIAGVTRPAVFSGSVVVNKDSIQGTASAKIQRKDYGIVVPSVPFVASVDEEVSLTISLTANQ
- a CDS encoding cupin domain-containing protein, which gives rise to MTPFHIIDPHSLPWQRRADGVYTKELAHNEEQNQYLTLFKIEKGAALKKHQHPCTEWMYVLEGEYKDDFGTAKTGQLKINEPHSIHTGAAGDGCLLLVLWCGRHEDVI
- a CDS encoding D-glycerate dehydrogenase, with the protein product MKKIFVTRPIQSTGIEMLRNEGYRVVVRNKKTVPSKKELQAAVASYDALLCLLTDHIDKDVIRAAGAQLVVISNFAVGYDNIDIASAKKRGIVVANTPCDEVSDAVADHTIALIFALERRIVAADTFVRKGKYACWDPMIFVGEGITGKTVGLLGLGRIGKSVAQRLEEGFKTRILYHDVRRDEVFEKKYNAVFVEQEELLKKSDIVSLHVPLLPSTRHLINTKALRAMKKGALLVNTSRGAIVDQHAVLTALAKGWLGGFATDVYECEPSLACLARDARAFLKNDRCVFTPHIASATLAARTAMSRIAAQNIIDVFHNRRPPTAVS
- a CDS encoding double-stranded RNA binding motif domain-containing protein, with the translated sequence MGRKPVLEHTKWRDELSRLCGSCKWELPRYSVREIDTADEPKFSATCRVFVDGYVLESSACNARRKKIACQRAAQNMLTILRRFVRDKQLYGETDLFYQDDPLSVFAFRRDMELPHYTYSGPHDGITAVGTFRSGNESVRGQAVATTRQAARAAASREMMKQLPFF
- a CDS encoding glycosyltransferase, with translation MQSDNKRMYVMIVLPIHNEEAIIERAVVQLHSHCTATLADMHWTIVIADNGSTDASEDIIKRIALGYPNILYDARTPPGRGGALQQAWSLFDADVYVYMDCDLATDLRYLRECIDAIMRNKYDIAIGSRLVTGSCAHRSVLRTACSYMYSIVPRLFFPSFPIRDCQCGFKAISHRTKKELLPRVQDQYWFFDTELLIRGHYANYRIMEMPVWWKDQRFAQRKSKVRLIHTALGNIAKLFELKKNPDLRR
- the alsS gene encoding acetolactate synthase AlsS codes for the protein MKKAKQRSGAELLIDCLRTQGVKYIFGIPGAAIMPILEVLRSEHAVSSTPQFILCRHEQNAAFMAQCWGRLTGTPGVCLVTAGPGATNALSGIATATADRDPVLVITGETSTAEHFKKTHQTILTAELYGPVTKWSADVIHTHSIPEAVSTAFHIALSPHQGAVHLALPINVQTALTSAVPIAHHGTEPQSMASAEEVLQATDLLRKARFPVVLLGLGARTPDNAIAVRHFLERHQMIVVGTFEAAGVVSRDLAHLFCGRVGLKAREPGDIALEKADLVVTIGYDIVEYTPALWGCTPGKNVIHIDDIPADTDQEYQPVVELVGHIAENLGRLSVSRHSLSVPTAVKKAQALLRSEQERGKHRSTSPVHPLRFIYEARRVLPDNTIVISDVGAHQMWLAKYFFSYEPLTLLFSMGFQTMGVGLPWAIAASLARPGVPILSISGDGSFLMSATELETAVRLKAPIVHVVWRDGSYNLVKIQQLEAYGKGFAVEFGNPDIVAFAKSFGARAYRITKPSQIAPTLKKALRERKPTIIDMPVDYRDNLSLLRPKELLRIT
- a CDS encoding class I SAM-dependent methyltransferase, whose product is MPFFIKKNNYKTEECFHDEWAQSANIHNCDPSAQFQCATAPEYRFIADALSPMNGKKILVLGCGLGEEVVYCALQGARVTALDISTQMLEHTKHLARRHGVEHLVCTIHGSAEQFRCADAPFDAILACNILHHVDIQKTLDCVTQSLKYGGVFVFLEPLAYNPLINVYRAMASDVRTDNEHPLTFSDIQLIKNYFSKLEIKTFHLFTLFIFVWFFIGERIHPNNERYWKKIIYDAKYYKSAFTILSRIDHFVLRFLPFLSRYCWVIAGKAIKN
- a CDS encoding class I SAM-dependent methyltransferase, with product MHLFEIPLFYNSLRGIIAGDQIGTKSFVRSWISSMQCGSIVDIGCGTGDFFDPSLTLPYAGIDSNALYINHAKRTYRTYSQAQFVCDNVLTSPLLSSQYHEAVLLISVMHHLSDADCEQLFRLIATMRPKVFLIADIIPYPPGRLQRCMVRLDRGHYIRPPEEKLALVQRFFSIIHSEFINSRLAIQHGIVCIPLQI